The DNA sequence TTCAAAAAGTGACTTTATTCGTAAGTCAACAGATGTACGCAAGACAGATTTAGCGCATATTGATTCAACTAGTGTTTTTGAGCCACTTTCTAACAATCCTGATGCTGTAGATGGTAAAGATCCAACTGTGGCTATATTGGACGAATTGGCAAGTATGCCAGACGACGAAATGTACTCAAGATTTAAAACAGGTATGACATTACAGAAGAACCCGCTTACACTCTTGATTTCTACTGCAGGCGACAACTTGAACAGTCAAATGTATCAAGAATATAAATACATTACAAAAATATTATCAGGTGAAGTTAAAGCAGATAATTATTTTGTTTATTGTGCTGAAATGGATTCCGAAGAAGAAGTGAATGATGAGAGTAAATGGATTAAGGCAATGCCGCTTTTAGAGTCGGATGAACACAGAGACACGATACTACGTAATATTAAGTCGGATATTCAAGATGAATTAGAAAAAGGAACGTCATTTCATAAAATTTTGATTAAAAACTTTAATCTTTGGCAGGCTAACAAAGAGGATAGCTTAATCAATATTAACGAATGGGAAGCAATCGAAGTAAATCGAGATAACTATAATTTGTACGGAAAAGACGTGTATATCGGCGTCGATTTATCACGACTTGATGACTTAACATCAGTAGGTTTTATATTCCCGACAGATGACGGAGATATGTTAATTGATAGCCATTCATTTATAGGTTTAAGAACTACACTCGAACAAAAGTCGAAACGTGACAAAATTAATTACGAAAAGTTAATCAACACAAGTGAAGCAGAAGTGACAACATCCGAGAGTGGTATGATTGATTACAAGCGCGTCATTGAATACATCTTCGACATTGTGGAAGAGTATCGGTTAAACGTTAAAGCATTGTGTTATGATCCATGGAATGCACAATCATTTGTGACAACATTAGAATCTATGGTGGTTGATTGGCCGCTTATTGAAGTCGGTCAAAGTTTCAGAAGCCTCTCACAACCCATTAAGCAATTTAGAATGTGGGTTGCTGAAAAGACTATTAAACATTTCGGTAATAACCTATTAACTATTGCAGTCAATAATGCCGTCTTGATTTATGACGGTGAGGACAATGTTAAGATTAACAAAAAGATGAATCGACAAAAGATTGACCCTATCATCTCTGTTATAACTGCTTTTAGTGAAGCAAGTATGCATGAATTCGAGGTTGATTGGTCATCAATATATGAAAATGAAGAATTCGGCTTTTAAAGGAGGTGCCATGATGAAATTGAGCAAACTTTTAATACCTTTAAAATTAATGATTGTTAATATTGTCAGCATCCTTTTTTTATTAGGTTTAATTATTATAAACACTGCAATATATTTAGGGTTTGGCGCTGTATATGGTTTGGTTATTACAGGCGTTTTCCTAGTGGTTATTGCGTTAATCATTGACAACGAATCACGCGAGAGGAGGTGATTAAGTGGGTATCTTCTTAAGAAACGAAAATAGAGATTTACAGTATAACGAAGATGATCTACAAATGATGGTTCAGACGTTACCTGGTTTTCAGGGTACTAATTTAAGGCAGTATACGCCTATAGATGCCATTAAGCACAGTGACATTTTTACAGCAGTTATGATGATTGCATCCGATTTAGCACGTATGCCGATTAGATTAAATGTGAACGGTCAGATTGATTATAGCAACAAGATTGTCAATCTACTAAATACAAGACCAAATTCACTGTATAACGGCTATATTTTTAAATTGGTTGTATTTGCCAATGCTTTATTGACTTCTCATGGTTACGTTGAAATCACACGTGATAAGTTAGGTAACCCTATTAGTTTAACTTTTAGAAAGACTTCAGAAGTTGAATTAAAATCTGACCGAACGGGACGTCCGTACTATTTACATGAACGCACCGATGATAATGGTCAATTTATTAGTCGAAATATTAAATACGAAGATATGTTAGACATTAAATTCTACTCGTTAGACGGGATTCATGGGTTATCTTTGTTAGATACTTTAAGTAAAACGATTGATTCGGATAACAATGGTAAGGACTTTTTAAACAACTTCTTGCGTAATGGCACGCATGCAGGCGGAATACTTAAGATGAAAGGCGTCTTAAACGATAAAAAAGCAAGAAACCGTGCGAGAGAGGAATTCCACAAAGCGTTTAGTGGCACTAAACAAGCCGGTAAAGTGGTTGTACTTGATGAATCGATGACATTCGACCAATTAGAAGTTGATACAGAAGTGTTAAAGCTGATTCGTGAGAATAAATCGTCCACACGTGAGATTGCAGGTGTGTTTGTCATACCATTGCATAAATTCGGTATTGAAACAACGAATATGAGCATTACTGACGCTAATCTTGACTATCTTTCAACGTTAAAACCATACATTACGTGTGTGTGTGCAGAGTTGAATTTCAAATTTAATGATGAATATACAGATAATGTTTGTGAATTCAAATTTGATACGACTGAAATACGTGTGGTTGATGAAAAAACACAAGCTGAAATCGATAAAATTAATATTGATTCAGGTAAAACAAACATTGATGAAGTCCGTAAACGTGATGGATTACCGCCTATACCAGGTGGCTACGGTAGTATACATCGTGTTGACCTTAACCACGTAAATATAGCACTTGTTGATGAGTATCAAATGAATAAATCACGTGGTACTGACAAAAAATTGAAAGGTGGCGAGGAAAATGGGCAAGGAAATGAGAATCGGAAATATTACAGAAGTACGTTCGAATGATGATAACGAAATGGTCATTGAAGGTTACGCTTTAAAATTTGACACGTGGTCAGAAAATTTAGGTGGCTTCAAAGAAACGATTTCACGCAGCGCTTTAGAAAACACTGATTTATCTGATGTGCGTTGTTTAGTAGATCATGTACCTTCACAAATTATAGGTCGAACAAAGTCAGGTACTTTAGAACTTGAAACTGATGATGTTGGCCTTAAATACCGTTGTAAATTACCGAATACAACATTTGCACGTGACTTATATGAGAATATGCGTGTAGGTAACATCAATCAATGTTCATTCGGATTTATGCTCGATGAACAAGGTGATGAAATGCGTTTTGACCAACAAGAAAATATCTACAAAAGAACTTTAAAATCCATTAGAGAACTCACAGATGTATCTGTGGTAACATATCCCGCGTATAAAGACACGGATGTTAAACCGGCATTACGCAGCATTGAAAACATTGAAACTGAAGAACGCAAAAAGGTGTTAGAGTTAAAACTAAAAAAACATTTTATTAGAAATAAGCTTGGTGAAGTTGGACACCGTTAACAAATGCAACCATAGGACGTGCTTAAAAGCGACGTCTATTTTTTATGTAAGAATTTAGGAGGAATTTAAATGAATAGAAAAAATATTTTACATTCTGAAATTTTGGATTTAACACGTAGTATTGACTTAAAAATCAAATATGCTACACGTGCATTAGACAATGACGAATTAGAGAAAGCAGAGACTTTAGAAAAGGAAATCGCAGACTTGCGCTCTAAAATTCAAGAGAAAGAAGCAGAGCTAAAGAAATTAAAAGATAAAGACGACGAAGTAGAAAATGCAAATCCACAACCTGTAGTGGTTGAACAAGAACGTTCATACCGTCAAGCGCCTAACTTAAATGATTTAGGTATTTCAATTCAAGATACTAAAGTAACTTCACAAGAAGTTAGAGATTTTACTAATTATCTTGAAACACGCGAAGATATTAAGGGTGGTTCTTTAAAAACGGATTCAGGTTTTGTAGTTATTCCGGAAGAAATCGTAACTGTCATTCTTAAATTAAAAGAAGTAGAGTTTAATCTTGATAAATATGTAACTGTTAAACGTGTTACTAATGGTTCTGGTAAATACCCTGTTGTACGTCAATCAGAAGTTGCAGCACTTGAAAAGGTAGAAGAATTAGAAGAAAACTCTGAATTAGCGGTTAAGCCATTCTTCCAATTAGCATACGACATCGACACACACACCGTGGTTACTTCCGTGTTTCTCGTGAATCAATCGAAGATGCAAAAGTTAATGTACTGCAAGAATTAAAATTATGGATGGCACGTACAATTGCGGCTACACGTAATAAAGCGATTATTGATGTAATTACTAAAGGTTCAACGGGTTCTAAAGATAGCGGTTTTGAAAAAGAAGGCGCTAAACTTGAAACTAAAAAAGCAAAATCATTAGACGATATTAAAGACGCTGTGAATTTAAATGTGAAACCTAACTACGAGCATAATGTAGCTATTGTGTCTCAAACGATGTTTGCGAAATTAGACAAAATGAAAGATAAGCTAGGTAACTACTTAATCCAACCTGACGTTAAAGAGAAAACGCAACAACGTTTATTAGGCGCTAAAGTGGAAATCTTGCCTGATGAAATGCTCGGTGAAAAAGGCAAAAATACGATGATTATCGGTAACTTAAAAGACGCTATTGTGTTATTTGACCGCTCTCAATACCAAGCGTCATGGACTGATTACATGCACTTTGGTGAGTGCTTAATGGTTGCAGTACGTCAAGATTGCCGTATTTTAGATTATAAATCAGCTATTGTCATTGAATATGATGATAGCCAACTGCCAGAAGAAGAATCAGACCATATGGAAACACTATAGGAGTGATTGAAAATGGCGAAATATAAAGTGAAAACGGCTTATATTGATAAAGAATTACAAAAGGTGTTAAAGGTTGGCGACGAAGTTGATATGACGGTAAAACGTGCTAATGAGGTTAATAAAAAAGGGACACCACAAAACGGCATCTTAGAACGTATCGATGTTAAGTAGGTGATAGCAGTGAGTGACTTACAGCTATTAAAAAAACATTGCAAGATAGACCATAATTCAGAAGATGATTTACTAGAAATGTATTACGAATGGGCAAAAGAGGATATAGCGAGTGCGGTGACTGATGATATGGCTTGGTTAGAGAAGCAAAGATTATTTAAAACTGCAGTATACCCACTCACTGCTTATTACTTTGAAAATCGTTTAGCATTTAATGAAAGGAATTTAAGTTATGCACCTCACATGGTATTAAGTGTCGTGCATAAGTTACGATCAGCGTATGAAATTCAATTCGAATAGATTAAACGAACGTGTCACTTTTTGCCATGACACTAGTAAATCAATCAATGGTCTACCACAAAAGCCGATTACAGAGGAGTTATACAGTTGCTACGCATGTATTCAAGACGCAAGAGAATCAGATATGCAGACAAGCTTAACCACAAGTTCACAATTTATTAAAACAATAATCATACGTGATCCACGAGGAGATTATAAACCAAACAATAAACATTATGTAATCCATGATGGCGAAAGGTATCAAATTAAGTACGTCAAAAAGGATTATCAAGATAAATCCTATGTGCGTGTTTATTGCGAGGTGGTTTTCTAATGGGTGCAAAGATTGAAAAAAACGATATAGAACAAGGTTTGGTTAGAAAGCAATTAGAGTTTAAGGCGTCGCA is a window from the Staphylococcus sp. IVB6181 genome containing:
- a CDS encoding head-tail adaptor protein yields the protein MKFNSNRLNERVTFCHDTSKSINGLPQKPITEELYSCYACIQDARESDMQTSLTTSSQFIKTIIIRDPRGDYKPNNKHYVIHDGERYQIKYVKKDYQDKSYVRVYCEVVF
- a CDS encoding HK97 family phage prohead protease, translated to MGKEMRIGNITEVRSNDDNEMVIEGYALKFDTWSENLGGFKETISRSALENTDLSDVRCLVDHVPSQIIGRTKSGTLELETDDVGLKYRCKLPNTTFARDLYENMRVGNINQCSFGFMLDEQGDEMRFDQQENIYKRTLKSIRELTDVSVVTYPAYKDTDVKPALRSIENIETEERKKVLELKLKKHFIRNKLGEVGHR
- a CDS encoding head-tail connector protein; its protein translation is MSDLQLLKKHCKIDHNSEDDLLEMYYEWAKEDIASAVTDDMAWLEKQRLFKTAVYPLTAYYFENRLAFNERNLSYAPHMVLSVVHKLRSAYEIQFE
- a CDS encoding terminase large subunit; amino-acid sequence: MVDYATLYAEKVLSGDILVSEKNYAVAERHLNDLKHPPEGCYWDAKKANKAIKFIEMLPDPKTNQPMPLMLFQKFIVGSIYGWRREGGFRRYTKGYISMARKQGQSLIVAGMSLNELLFGQYPKFNRQIYVSSSTYKQAQTIFKMASQQIKLLRSKSDFIRKSTDVRKTDLAHIDSTSVFEPLSNNPDAVDGKDPTVAILDELASMPDDEMYSRFKTGMTLQKNPLTLLISTAGDNLNSQMYQEYKYITKILSGEVKADNYFVYCAEMDSEEEVNDESKWIKAMPLLESDEHRDTILRNIKSDIQDELEKGTSFHKILIKNFNLWQANKEDSLININEWEAIEVNRDNYNLYGKDVYIGVDLSRLDDLTSVGFIFPTDDGDMLIDSHSFIGLRTTLEQKSKRDKINYEKLINTSEAEVTTSESGMIDYKRVIEYIFDIVEEYRLNVKALCYDPWNAQSFVTTLESMVVDWPLIEVGQSFRSLSQPIKQFRMWVAEKTIKHFGNNLLTIAVNNAVLIYDGEDNVKINKKMNRQKIDPIISVITAFSEASMHEFEVDWSSIYENEEFGF
- a CDS encoding phage portal protein, which encodes MGIFLRNENRDLQYNEDDLQMMVQTLPGFQGTNLRQYTPIDAIKHSDIFTAVMMIASDLARMPIRLNVNGQIDYSNKIVNLLNTRPNSLYNGYIFKLVVFANALLTSHGYVEITRDKLGNPISLTFRKTSEVELKSDRTGRPYYLHERTDDNGQFISRNIKYEDMLDIKFYSLDGIHGLSLLDTLSKTIDSDNNGKDFLNNFLRNGTHAGGILKMKGVLNDKKARNRAREEFHKAFSGTKQAGKVVVLDESMTFDQLEVDTEVLKLIRENKSSTREIAGVFVIPLHKFGIETTNMSITDANLDYLSTLKPYITCVCAELNFKFNDEYTDNVCEFKFDTTEIRVVDEKTQAEIDKINIDSGKTNIDEVRKRDGLPPIPGGYGSIHRVDLNHVNIALVDEYQMNKSRGTDKKLKGGEENGQGNENRKYYRSTFE